A segment of the Synechococcus sp. CBW1002 genome:
GACCCTCGTGGCGGCCGAGACACGGCAGGGAGCCCCCCAGAGGGGAAATCCTGAGGAACGACTCAAGCTCTCCCCAGCCCAGGCCAAGGAACTGTTCACGGCCCGGCAGGCCATGGAGCGCCGTGGCATCCAGGTCCGTCAGGAGATCCTGCAGAAGACCCGGCCCTGCATTGATCAGGCGCAGAATCTGCAGGCTCTGGGAGCCTGTAAACGATCCCAGCGGCAGGCTTATGCCAGCTTGATGGAGAAGGAGCGCCAGGAGATGCGCGACCTGTTGCAGAAGATGGGGATCAGCGTGCCGGAACGACCCGCAGGCCCGGCACGCCGGCATCAGGGCAAGCCAGCGTCCTGATGCCCGCAGGCTGACCGCTGCTCAGGCGTCGTCGAGGGCAGCCACACCGGGCAGCACCTTGCCTTCCAGCAGCTCCAGGCTGGCACCACCGCCGGTGGAGATGTGGCTCATCTGGTCGGCCACGCCCACCTTCTCCACGGCGGCCACGGAATCACCGCCGCCGATGATCGTGCAGCAGCCCTTGGCGCTGAGGTCGGCGAGGGTGTGGGCGATGCCGTTGGTGCCGGCGGCGAACTTGTCGAACTCGAACACGCCCATCGGGCCGTTCCAGATCACGGTCTTGCAGTCCGCCAGGGCGGCCTGGAAGGCCTGGATCGAATCGGGGCCGATGTCGAGGCCCATCCAGCCGTCGGGAATCACATTCACCGACGTGGTCAGGGTCTTGGCGTCAGGGGAGAAGTTGTCGGCCAGCACCACATCGGTGGGGAGCAGCAGCTGCACGCCCTTGGCCTTCGCCTTGGCCTCCAGCTCCTTGGCCAGGCCCAGCTTGTCTTCCTCGACCAGGCTCTTGCCCACCGCCAGGCCACGGGCCTTGTAGAAGGTGAAGATCATGCCGCCGCCGATCAGCACCTTGTCGCACTTGTCGATCAGGGCCTCGAGCACGCCGATCTTGGAACTCACCTTGGAGCCGCCCACGATCGCGGCCAGCGGCCGCTTCGGCTCGTCGATCGCGCCCTGCAGATACTGCAGTTCCTTCTCCATCAGGTGGCCAGCCACGCTGGGGCTGAGGATCTTGGCCACGCCTTCGGTGGAGGCGTGGGCGCGGTGGGCGGCGCCGAAGGCGTCGTTCACGTAGACCTCGGCCAGGGCGGCCAGCTTGGCGGCGAACTCGGGATCGTTCTTCTCCTCCTCGGCGAAGAAGCGCACGTTCTCGAGCAGCACCACATCGCCATCGACCATGGCGGCCACCTTGGCCTCGGCGTCGGGGCCGATGCAGCTGTCGGTCTTCACCACCGGCTTGCCGAGCAGCTCGCTGAGGCGGGCCACCACCGGGGTGAGTCGCATGGCTTCATTCACCTGGCCCTTGGGACGGCCGAAGTGGGCCGCCAGGATCACCCGGGCGCCTTTGCCGGTCAGGTCGTTGATCGTGGGCAGGGCGGCGCGGATGCGGGTGTCGTCAGTGATGGCACCGGCGTCATCAAGCGGTACGTTGAAGTCGACCCGCACCAGGACACGCTTACCGCGGAGTTCGTCGGCGCTGAGGCTGGTGAGGGATCGCTTCGTCATCGAGATTCGCTTCGGTTTCGGCGGCGGCACCTTAGCGGGCCGCCGTTCGGCGATCTCACCAGTGCTCCGGTCGATTGACCGACCCGGCTGGGGCTAGGACAGGTTTCGGCCTCGTCCGACGCCTGTTCTTTCTCTCCCTCCCGTTCGTTCAGCCCTGCGCCCACTGCCATGTTCGACACCGTTCTGTTTCCGATCGATCAGAGCCGCCAGACCATGGAAACGGCCACCGTGGCCCTGCAGCTGGCCCAGCGCCATGGCAGCCGCCTGGTGGTGCTCTCGGTGGTTGAATCCGAGGAGGGTGTGATGCACGATTCGGAGGCGGTGCATGACCTGCTGGCCCAGGCGCGCAGCAGCTTTGAGCAGGCCGGCGTGGCCTGCGAAGTGATCGAGCGTGAAGGCAAGCCCGCCTTCGTGATCGGCGATGTGGCCGATGAAATCAATGCCGATCTGATCGTGATGGGCACCCGTGGCATCTCGCTTGACACCGACCACACCAGCACGGCCGCCCGGGTGATCCAGCTGGCGCCCTGTCCGGTGCTGGTGGTGCCCTGATGCAGGCGACCGACCTGCTCAGTGCTGCCGCCCCGGCGATTCAGTGGTACCCCGGCCATATCGCCAAGGCCGAAAAATCTCTGGCCGCCAGCCTCGAGAAGGTGGATCTGGTGATCGAGGTGCGGGATGCCCGCATCCCCCTGGCCACGGGTCATCCCCGCCTGCAGCGCTGGATCCGGGGTAAGCAGCACCTGCTCGTGCTCAACCGGGTGGACATGATCTCGCCCGAGGCGCGCCAGGCCTGGACCGCCTGGTTCCGCGCCCACGACCTTGTGGTCTGGTGGTGCGACGCCAAGGCCGGCACCGGTGTGAAGCAATTGCAACAGGCGGCGATCCGGGCCGGCGACGCCCTCAATGCCCGCCGTGCCGGTCGCGGCATGAAGCCCCGGCCCGTGCGGGCCCTGATGCTGGGCTTCCCCAATGTGGGCAAGTCGGCCCTGATCAACCGGCTGGTGCGTCAGAAGGTGGTGCAGAGCGCCCGCCGTGCCGGCGTCACCCGCAGCCTGCGCTGGGTGCGCCTCGGCCAGGATCTCGACCTGCTCGATGCGCCGGGGGTGCTGCCGCCCCGCCTCGATGACCAGCTGGCGGCCCTGCGGCTGGCCCTCTGTGACGACATCGGCCAGGCCGCCTACGACGGCGAAGCGGTGGCCCTGGCCTTCGTGACCCTGCTGGCTGGCCTGGAGCCCCAGGCGGCGGCAGGCGTGCCGGTGGGTCTGCTGGAGAAACGTTATGGCGTGCCCGTGCCGGCTCTGCCAACCGCGACCGCGGGGCCAGGCACGGCACCCGATGCCGCCGCCTGGCTGGCCGCCGCCGCCGCCCGTCACACCAGCGGTGATACAGCCCGCATGGCCCAGCGCCTCCTGGATGAGTTCCGCAAGGGTGTGCTGGGGGCCATCGCCCTGGAACTGCCGGTGGCCGGCACCGGTGCCACCAACGCCCGGCCTGCCGTTCCGCCGTCGTCTCCGCCCTTGCCCCATCCATGAGCGCGTTTGGTGAAGGCGAGGGGGAGTTGCTCACGCTCACCTACCCGAAGCCCCTGCCGATGCGGCTGGATCGCTGGCTGGTGGCTCAGCGGCCGGAGCAGAGCCGTGCCCGGATTCAGAAGTTCATCGACGCCGGCTACGTACGGGTCAATGGGGTCACCGGTCGCGCCAAGACCCCCCTGCGGCCCAACGACACGGTGCAGCTGTGGATGCCACCGCCCGAACTGCTGCCCTACCTGGTGGCTCAGGACATCCCGCTGGATGTGCTTTTCGAGGATGCCCACCTGATCGTGCTCAACAAGCCGGCCGGCCTCACCGTCCATCCGGCCCCCGGCAACCGGGACGGCACCCTGGTGAATGGCCTGCTCCATCACTGCCCCGATCTGCCCGGCATCGGCGGTGAGATGCGCCCCGGCATCGTCCATCGGCTCGACAAGGACACCACCGGCTGCATCGTGGTGGCCAAGAGTCAGGAGGCATTGGTGAAGCTGCAGGTGCAGATCCAGCAGCGCATCGCCTCGCGGGAGTATGTGGCGGTTGTGCATGGTGTGCCCCCGGCCGATCACGGCACCGTGATCGGCGCCATTGGTCGCCACCCGGCTGACCGCAAGAAGTACGCGGTGGTGCACGACGGCAGCGGCCGCCATGCCTGCACCCACTGGAGCCTGGTGGAACGGCTGGGCGATTACGCCCTGCTGCGCTTCAAGCTTGATACCGGCCGCACCCACCAGATCCGGGTGCATTGCGCCCACATCGGTCATCCGATCGTTGGCGACCCGGTCTATTCCCGTTGCCGCAAGCTGCCGCTGGACCTGCCCGGGCAGGCCCTGCATGCGGTGCAACTGGGGCTCGATCACCCGATCAGCCGTGAGCGGATGGTGTTTGAGGCGCCGCTGCCGCAGGTGTTCGACAAGCTGCTGGCGGTGCTGCGGCGGCGACGCTGAGACGGCTCAGGCCAGCTCAAGGCTGACGTTCTGGCCGATGGCAAAGGCCAAGGCACCGGTAAGACCGGCATTGTAATCAAGGGCCACTTCGTTGCTGATGTAGTCATCACGGCGGTCGGCATAGGCGAAATCACTCGCCTGGCTGGGCCCGCCCACGAGAGCCCCGACCAGAGTATGGGCATTGGGCTGGTCATTACGAAAATCATCCCAACTCACCCCGGATGCGGCACGGTGGTGTGGCTGCTGTGCATAGGCGTCGCCGTAGCCCACCATGTAGCTGAACTGGCGGGGATTATCGCCAAGAATATAATCAACCGTGTCCGTCGCCAGCTGTCCATAGCGCCCCTCCGGATCGATCACCGCATCGGCGTAAAATCCCGCCATCAGAGCAGTGTTGGCGGCATAGCGCAGGGAACCCCAAGGGCTGATGAAGCGCAGTCCGCCATCGGTGATCGTCACGCCGTTGCGACCATCCACCCAGCTGTCCAGCCAGTCCTCCACATCGCGGCGTACCTCGGCATTGCCGGTATCACCCGCCATCATCACGGCAGTGGCATAGGAAGCATCGTCCCAACTGTGCGTCCATCCATTGGAGAGGCCACCGATGGAGGAGCTATAAATGGCCAATGCCTGATTGCGATAGTCGCTGCCATCTCCGCCGGCCGCTTCCACAGCCCGGGCCAGCCAGGCGGCACTGTAGGCGAGTTCATCGTGGTATCCGCTCCAGGAATTGTAATAGCTGCGCACCTCCGTGATGGAGTCGGAATACTTGCCCTGGAAGCGATTCGCGAACGCATGAAGCGCCATCGCATGGTCGAGCAGTTGCAGTTCATCGGCATAGGCCGTTTCGCCGTTCTCACGAAATAACACCGAGGCCGAAGCCAATGCCGCAGCCGTAGCCCCGGCCACATCGGATCCCGGCTTGTCGGGGGTGATCGCCATGGCTGGCCGGGCAATGGTCTGGCGTTCCGGTGCGCTCCAGAGCGCGTGGTCCGCCTCTACATCGCCCACCTGGACCACCAGGTAGGTGGTCTGACCGGAGGCATCACGGCCATGGGCCTTGAGCAGATAGTCGGTACCCCAGCGCACCGCATCCATGAGCTCGTCAAGCTGGCCGGCAGCGGCGTAGCCCTCCTTGAACTGAATGCCGCTCCAGGCCAGAGTGGAGAGACTGGAGTCCAGTGGCAGGCCGAATTTGCCGTGATCTCCGGCATCGTGGTAGCCACCGCTCAGGTCGAGGCTGAGACCCGCCTGGAAGTTCTCGGGACGCCGATCACCGAACCAGACGCCGTCGCGACCATCGCGCAGACCGGAATCACCGCGCCAGGGCACCCGGTTGCTGGCCTCATCGAGGTCACCGGAGCGGTTGGCTTCATAGAAAAGAAACGAGAGCCCAAGGGCCGTGCCGTAGTCCTGCGCCGCATCGGCGCCGCCCGTCGTTCCGCCATCCACCCCACTGGTTGAGCCGTCCTCCGCAGGACTGCCTGGAGTCCCGTCACCCCCTGGTGTGGGATTGGGGGTTTCGCCGGATCCCGTCGTCGTGCCAGGCAGGATGCTGCCCTCGCTGAACAGGAGCGAGGCATCCAGCGTTCCGGAGTTGCCAATGGGTGTGCCCTGGGTGCCGTTGAATCCCACCGTCACGGATCCACCGGCAGGGATCGCCGCGGCCCAGTCGCGGCCGCTGACGGTGTAACGGGTCAGGCCGCCACCCAGATCAGTGGCTTCAATCTCAGCTCCCCAGGGATCGCCGGAGATCCGATGCACCGTCTCGAAGCTGAAGCTCCAGCTCGGCAGGGCCTGGCCGGAGGTGTTGGCCACGGTCAGCTCGGCCGTGAAGCCATTCCACCAGCGGCTGCCGCCGACGCTGACCGTGAATGGTTGGGTGGTTGTCCCGCTCCCTCCTGTCTGCGGGGGGCTGGGATCCATGGGATCCATCGGGTCCATGGGATCGGCGGGATCGTGGCTGTCGTGGTCGTGCGCCTGACCGTGCCCACCCGCGCTGCCGTTGAAGGCATCACCGCCGATCGGGGTCAGGCCTGTGCCCCTGCGGCTCTGCAGTCCGTCGGTGACCTGGCCGGCCGGCCCCTCCGGGGTCAGCAGCCCGGCGCGGCTCACCAGGCTCACCTGATCCACGCTCACCCCGAAGGCATCCTCCAGCCGGTCTTCCACCACCTGGTCGTTATGGAACTCGAGGTTGGCCGGGATCAGCTGGGCGCGGCGGATGCCGACCAGCAGGAGGCTCTGGCCGGTGGGTTCCACCGCGATCAGCAGACCCTCCGCTGTGTCGGACACCGTGAGCCGTTCCCGGGTGCCGAAATAAAGGAAGCTGAGCTTCATGGTGGCGGGGTCGAAGCCTTCGACCCGTTCCTGCACGCCGGTTTCATGGGAGCGCACGTAAACGGTGTCCGCGTCCCGCTCGCCCACACCCTTCTCCCAGGAGAGGGCTCCGCCGATGTCCTGGCGCAGGTGCTCGTTGGCGACGATGCCGAGATTGGCGGGGCTCAGGTCGGCGAGGCCCACGCCCCGGATCACCTGGTCCTCGGGTGTCCAGGCCCAGGGATTGATGATCGTCGCGTCTCCAGCGGCGGTCTTGCCCACGATCAGGTTGTGCACCGACACGTCACCGAAGTCGAGCCGGTCCCGGGAGGGATCAAAGCCTTCGATATCCGCCCCGGCCGGATCGGCCTGGAACACCCGTCCATCCCGCGGGGCCGGGTCCGGTTGCGTGGGTGAGGGTATGGGGTCTGGGGTGGGCGTGGGATCGGGCGGGCTGGCGCTGCCTGCCGCCAGCAGCAGGGAGCTGTTGAGGGCGCCGCTGTTGCCGATCGGCTGTCCCTGGGTGGCGTTGAATCCCACGCTGACGCTTCCTCCTGCCGGCAGGCGGGTGGCCCAGCCGGCGCCGGTGAGGGTGTAGCGCCAGAGCCCGTTGCCCAGGTCGATCCGTTCCGCCGTGGCTCCCCAGGGCGTGCCGCTCAGTTGGTGGGGGCTGTCGAACACCACGCTCCACGCCTCCAGCGCCACCGCGGAGGTGTTGGTCAGGGTCAGCTGAGCGGTGAGACCGTTCCACCACACGTCGCCGGAGATGGCGACGCTCACACCGGGCGTACTGCTGAGGAAAGGAGTGTCAGGCTGGGCCATGGGAGACACGGGAGATGGCTCCGATGTAGGTCTGGCGCTGGCAACTCCTCAATCCTTCAAATGACGGAAATCTGAGGACGTGGCCCGGCAAGGAGACCGCCGGGCATCACCGCAGATAGCCAAGCCGGAAGGCCTC
Coding sequences within it:
- a CDS encoding RluA family pseudouridine synthase translates to MSAFGEGEGELLTLTYPKPLPMRLDRWLVAQRPEQSRARIQKFIDAGYVRVNGVTGRAKTPLRPNDTVQLWMPPPELLPYLVAQDIPLDVLFEDAHLIVLNKPAGLTVHPAPGNRDGTLVNGLLHHCPDLPGIGGEMRPGIVHRLDKDTTGCIVVAKSQEALVKLQVQIQQRIASREYVAVVHGVPPADHGTVIGAIGRHPADRKKYAVVHDGSGRHACTHWSLVERLGDYALLRFKLDTGRTHQIRVHCAHIGHPIVGDPVYSRCRKLPLDLPGQALHAVQLGLDHPISRERMVFEAPLPQVFDKLLAVLRRRR
- the pgk gene encoding phosphoglycerate kinase, which encodes MTKRSLTSLSADELRGKRVLVRVDFNVPLDDAGAITDDTRIRAALPTINDLTGKGARVILAAHFGRPKGQVNEAMRLTPVVARLSELLGKPVVKTDSCIGPDAEAKVAAMVDGDVVLLENVRFFAEEEKNDPEFAAKLAALAEVYVNDAFGAAHRAHASTEGVAKILSPSVAGHLMEKELQYLQGAIDEPKRPLAAIVGGSKVSSKIGVLEALIDKCDKVLIGGGMIFTFYKARGLAVGKSLVEEDKLGLAKELEAKAKAKGVQLLLPTDVVLADNFSPDAKTLTTSVNVIPDGWMGLDIGPDSIQAFQAALADCKTVIWNGPMGVFEFDKFAAGTNGIAHTLADLSAKGCCTIIGGGDSVAAVEKVGVADQMSHISTGGGASLELLEGKVLPGVAALDDA
- a CDS encoding glycoside hydrolase family 9 protein, which produces MAQPDTPFLSSTPGVSVAISGDVWWNGLTAQLTLTNTSAVALEAWSVVFDSPHQLSGTPWGATAERIDLGNGLWRYTLTGAGWATRLPAGGSVSVGFNATQGQPIGNSGALNSSLLLAAGSASPPDPTPTPDPIPSPTQPDPAPRDGRVFQADPAGADIEGFDPSRDRLDFGDVSVHNLIVGKTAAGDATIINPWAWTPEDQVIRGVGLADLSPANLGIVANEHLRQDIGGALSWEKGVGERDADTVYVRSHETGVQERVEGFDPATMKLSFLYFGTRERLTVSDTAEGLLIAVEPTGQSLLLVGIRRAQLIPANLEFHNDQVVEDRLEDAFGVSVDQVSLVSRAGLLTPEGPAGQVTDGLQSRRGTGLTPIGGDAFNGSAGGHGQAHDHDSHDPADPMDPMDPMDPSPPQTGGSGTTTQPFTVSVGGSRWWNGFTAELTVANTSGQALPSWSFSFETVHRISGDPWGAEIEATDLGGGLTRYTVSGRDWAAAIPAGGSVTVGFNGTQGTPIGNSGTLDASLLFSEGSILPGTTTGSGETPNPTPGGDGTPGSPAEDGSTSGVDGGTTGGADAAQDYGTALGLSFLFYEANRSGDLDEASNRVPWRGDSGLRDGRDGVWFGDRRPENFQAGLSLDLSGGYHDAGDHGKFGLPLDSSLSTLAWSGIQFKEGYAAAGQLDELMDAVRWGTDYLLKAHGRDASGQTTYLVVQVGDVEADHALWSAPERQTIARPAMAITPDKPGSDVAGATAAALASASVLFRENGETAYADELQLLDHAMALHAFANRFQGKYSDSITEVRSYYNSWSGYHDELAYSAAWLARAVEAAGGDGSDYRNQALAIYSSSIGGLSNGWTHSWDDASYATAVMMAGDTGNAEVRRDVEDWLDSWVDGRNGVTITDGGLRFISPWGSLRYAANTALMAGFYADAVIDPEGRYGQLATDTVDYILGDNPRQFSYMVGYGDAYAQQPHHRAASGVSWDDFRNDQPNAHTLVGALVGGPSQASDFAYADRRDDYISNEVALDYNAGLTGALAFAIGQNVSLELA
- the ylqF gene encoding ribosome biogenesis GTPase YlqF, giving the protein MQATDLLSAAAPAIQWYPGHIAKAEKSLAASLEKVDLVIEVRDARIPLATGHPRLQRWIRGKQHLLVLNRVDMISPEARQAWTAWFRAHDLVVWWCDAKAGTGVKQLQQAAIRAGDALNARRAGRGMKPRPVRALMLGFPNVGKSALINRLVRQKVVQSARRAGVTRSLRWVRLGQDLDLLDAPGVLPPRLDDQLAALRLALCDDIGQAAYDGEAVALAFVTLLAGLEPQAAAGVPVGLLEKRYGVPVPALPTATAGPGTAPDAAAWLAAAAARHTSGDTARMAQRLLDEFRKGVLGAIALELPVAGTGATNARPAVPPSSPPLPHP
- a CDS encoding universal stress protein, whose amino-acid sequence is MFDTVLFPIDQSRQTMETATVALQLAQRHGSRLVVLSVVESEEGVMHDSEAVHDLLAQARSSFEQAGVACEVIEREGKPAFVIGDVADEINADLIVMGTRGISLDTDHTSTAARVIQLAPCPVLVVP